The Periplaneta americana isolate PAMFEO1 chromosome 2, P.americana_PAMFEO1_priV1, whole genome shotgun sequence genome has a window encoding:
- the LOC138693285 gene encoding zinc finger protein 226-like isoform X1, with the protein MEVILDVIKTELEVDPLASKNEETNNEEGEPLLMAPNFLKVDVNEIKVEPSDWDCDDVSGVKCEENEDPSSFPVLKFESEEAPSDQELKSEVTTEDEDLTVKARQLNCHSDLNSEDDIYKKSDQDNQHCSTGDDTTSQKEVKCEICGKLFTALRYLKQHSQVHSETELKCKICNKIFTVRSYHRKHEANHTREKSFKCKVCEKSFVRYDHLQLHESTHTTEKPSKCEICGKGFANDLYLRRHVLIHKEDKPFECSICQKTFKQPRHVRVHMLIHSEEKRFRCYICGKRFTSNISFSSHMKIHKQNGAYKCHFCSKSFPFKKDLERHIRIHTGDRPYKCDICGKGFTQSNLLKDHNRVHTAEKPFKCEICMKSFKQSNHLKVHKLIHLDDKLFKCKICGKKFRNSSIFTGHMRVHNEDNPFKCEFCSKHFSFKSDLERHKRIHTGDKPFKCDVCGSSFTQAGALKFHSRIHTGEKPYKCDICGKGFTQSPTLKDHIRIHTGEKPFQCKICCKLFRSSKYLNAHLRKH; encoded by the exons ATGGAAG tAATTTTGGATGTAATTAAAACGGAACTCGAGGTCGATCCATTGGCTTCAAAAAATGAAGAGACAAACAATGAAGAAGGAGAACCATTACTGATG GCACCGAATTTCTTGAAGGTAGATGTAAATGAGATCAAAGTGGAACCTTCAGACTGGGACTGTGATGACGTATCAGGCGTCAAATGTGAAGAAAATGAAGATCCCAGTTCATTCCCAGTATTAAAGTTTGAATCTGAG gaAGCGCCATCTGATCAAGAGTTGAAGTCAGAAGTGACGACAGAGGATGAGGACCTGACagtgaa AGCCAGGCAGCTGAATTGTCACAGTGACTTGAACAGCGAAGACGACATATACAAGAAGAGCGATCAAGACAATCAACACTGTAGCACTGGAGATGACACTACAAGCCAGAAAGAAGTGAAGTGCGAAATTTGTGGTAAATTGTTTACAGCATTGCGATATCTGAAACAACACAGTCAAGTTCATTCAGAGACCGAACTGAAATGCAAAATTTGTAACAAGATTTTTACAGTTCGTTCTTACCATCGGAAACATGAAGCAAATCACACACGCGAGAAGTCTTTCAAATGCAAAGTTTGTGAGAAGAGTTTTGTACGTTATGATCACCTTCAATTACACGAATCAACTCATACAACTGAAAAACCTTCCAAATGTGAGATTTGCGGTAAAGGTTTCGCGAATGATTTATATCTTCGGAGACATGTATTAATTCACAAAGAAGATAAGCCATTTGAATGCAGTATTTGTCAGAAGACATTTAAACAACCACGTCATGTCAGAGTTCATATGCTAATTCATTCAGAAGAGAAGCGCTTCCGATGTTATATTTGCGGGAAGAGATTTACCTCAAATATATCATTTTCATCTCACatgaaaatacataaacaaaatggtGCGTATAAATGTCACTTCTGTTCGAAAAGCTTTCCTTTTAAGAAGGATTTAGAAAGACATATCCGCATTCACACGGGAGATAGGCCCTATAAATGTGACATTTGTGGTAAGGGCTTTACTCAGTCCAACCTTTTAAAGGATCATAATCGTGTTCACACTGCAGAGAAACCATTTAAGTGCGAGATTTGTATGAAGAGTTTCAAACAGTCAAATCATCTTAAAGTTCATAAGCTAATTCATTTAGATGATAAACTCTTCAAGTGTAAAATTTGTGGGAAGAAATTTAGAAACAGTAGTATTTTTACAGGCCACATGAGAGTACATAACGAAGATAATCCATTTAAATGCGAGTTCTGTTCCAagcatttttcttttaaaagcgATTTAGAACGACACAAACGTATTCACACGGGGGATAAGCCcttcaaatgcgatgtctgtggcaGCAGCTTCACGCAGGCGGGTGCTCTGAAATTTCATTCTCGTATTCATACCGGGGAAAAACCGTATAAATGCGACATTTGTGGTAAAGGTTTCACTCAATCACCTACGTTAAAGGATCATATTCGAATTCATACAGGGGAGAAGCCATTTCAATGCAAAATTTGCTGTAAGTTGTTTAGGAGTTCTAAATATCTTAATGCGCATTTGCGAAAGCACTGA
- the LOC138693285 gene encoding zinc finger protein 226-like isoform X2 — protein MAPNFLKVDVNEIKVEPSDWDCDDVSGVKCEENEDPSSFPVLKFESEEAPSDQELKSEVTTEDEDLTVKARQLNCHSDLNSEDDIYKKSDQDNQHCSTGDDTTSQKEVKCEICGKLFTALRYLKQHSQVHSETELKCKICNKIFTVRSYHRKHEANHTREKSFKCKVCEKSFVRYDHLQLHESTHTTEKPSKCEICGKGFANDLYLRRHVLIHKEDKPFECSICQKTFKQPRHVRVHMLIHSEEKRFRCYICGKRFTSNISFSSHMKIHKQNGAYKCHFCSKSFPFKKDLERHIRIHTGDRPYKCDICGKGFTQSNLLKDHNRVHTAEKPFKCEICMKSFKQSNHLKVHKLIHLDDKLFKCKICGKKFRNSSIFTGHMRVHNEDNPFKCEFCSKHFSFKSDLERHKRIHTGDKPFKCDVCGSSFTQAGALKFHSRIHTGEKPYKCDICGKGFTQSPTLKDHIRIHTGEKPFQCKICCKLFRSSKYLNAHLRKH, from the exons ATG GCACCGAATTTCTTGAAGGTAGATGTAAATGAGATCAAAGTGGAACCTTCAGACTGGGACTGTGATGACGTATCAGGCGTCAAATGTGAAGAAAATGAAGATCCCAGTTCATTCCCAGTATTAAAGTTTGAATCTGAG gaAGCGCCATCTGATCAAGAGTTGAAGTCAGAAGTGACGACAGAGGATGAGGACCTGACagtgaa AGCCAGGCAGCTGAATTGTCACAGTGACTTGAACAGCGAAGACGACATATACAAGAAGAGCGATCAAGACAATCAACACTGTAGCACTGGAGATGACACTACAAGCCAGAAAGAAGTGAAGTGCGAAATTTGTGGTAAATTGTTTACAGCATTGCGATATCTGAAACAACACAGTCAAGTTCATTCAGAGACCGAACTGAAATGCAAAATTTGTAACAAGATTTTTACAGTTCGTTCTTACCATCGGAAACATGAAGCAAATCACACACGCGAGAAGTCTTTCAAATGCAAAGTTTGTGAGAAGAGTTTTGTACGTTATGATCACCTTCAATTACACGAATCAACTCATACAACTGAAAAACCTTCCAAATGTGAGATTTGCGGTAAAGGTTTCGCGAATGATTTATATCTTCGGAGACATGTATTAATTCACAAAGAAGATAAGCCATTTGAATGCAGTATTTGTCAGAAGACATTTAAACAACCACGTCATGTCAGAGTTCATATGCTAATTCATTCAGAAGAGAAGCGCTTCCGATGTTATATTTGCGGGAAGAGATTTACCTCAAATATATCATTTTCATCTCACatgaaaatacataaacaaaatggtGCGTATAAATGTCACTTCTGTTCGAAAAGCTTTCCTTTTAAGAAGGATTTAGAAAGACATATCCGCATTCACACGGGAGATAGGCCCTATAAATGTGACATTTGTGGTAAGGGCTTTACTCAGTCCAACCTTTTAAAGGATCATAATCGTGTTCACACTGCAGAGAAACCATTTAAGTGCGAGATTTGTATGAAGAGTTTCAAACAGTCAAATCATCTTAAAGTTCATAAGCTAATTCATTTAGATGATAAACTCTTCAAGTGTAAAATTTGTGGGAAGAAATTTAGAAACAGTAGTATTTTTACAGGCCACATGAGAGTACATAACGAAGATAATCCATTTAAATGCGAGTTCTGTTCCAagcatttttcttttaaaagcgATTTAGAACGACACAAACGTATTCACACGGGGGATAAGCCcttcaaatgcgatgtctgtggcaGCAGCTTCACGCAGGCGGGTGCTCTGAAATTTCATTCTCGTATTCATACCGGGGAAAAACCGTATAAATGCGACATTTGTGGTAAAGGTTTCACTCAATCACCTACGTTAAAGGATCATATTCGAATTCATACAGGGGAGAAGCCATTTCAATGCAAAATTTGCTGTAAGTTGTTTAGGAGTTCTAAATATCTTAATGCGCATTTGCGAAAGCACTGA
- the LOC138693298 gene encoding zinc finger protein 883-like isoform X1: protein MEVSVDGIKAEPKMDPLTLKDEVTKVEQEESVPMVGNFVKVDVNKLDVEPSHVSYHHAPNIKCEEYEDLISYPVVKFEPEEEPCNTDLVKEEMASEMMTEDDDWMTERPREQHCNIDGKSQDIDVNKNSEVVLDVCTHEQTYRQKSYQDSVSNLGQKNLKCEICGRSFTALHFLHRHRNTNCGEKEFKCKICNKSFALRCYLQKHELTHVRQKTLKCNYCEKRFARQDHLQIHQSIHTKDKPLKCNTCGKGFSHQHFLQRHALIHTDDKPFKCSICMKTFKLVQYVKAHMQTHSEEKRYKCNICGKGFTTNFHCTSHMRMHNKDSAFKCDLCSKVFPLKKDVERHIRIHTGDKRFKCEICGKGFIQSCTLKEHVRVHTGEKPFKCEMCMKTFKRSHHLKAHKLIHSVTEPFECKVCGKILKNNRILTKHMRIHDKGKQ from the exons ATGGAAG TTTCTGTGGATGGTATTAAGGCAGAACCAAAGATGGATCCATTGACTCTGAAAGATGAAGTTACAAAAGTGGAACAGGAAGAATCTGTACCAATG GTAGGAAATTTTGTGAAAGTGGATGTCAATAAGCTTGACGTGGAACCATCCCATGTGAGCTATCATCATGCACCAAACATCAAATGTGAAGAATACGAAGATCTCATTTCCTATCCAGTAGTGAAATTTGAACCAGAG gaAGAACCGTGTAATACAGACCTAGTGAAAGAAGAGATGGCGTCAGAAATGATGACAGAGGATGATGATTGGATGACGGAGAG GCCCAGGGAACAGCATTGCAATATTGATGGGAAGAGTCAAGACATTGATGTGAACAAAAATTCAGAAGTAGTTCTTGATGTATGCACACAcgaacaaacatatagacagaagTCATATCAAGATAGTGTCTCTAATTTAGGCCAAAAGAATTTAAAGTGCGAAATTTGTGGTAGGTCCTTTACTGCGCTCCATTTTCTACACAGACACAGAAATACTAATTGTGGCGAAAAAGAATTTAAAtgcaaaatatgcaataaaagttTTGCACTACGCTGTTATTTGCAGAAACACGAATTAACTCATGTTCGCCAGAAGACTTTAAAATGCAATTATTGTGAAAAGAGATTTGCACGTCAGGATCACCTTCAAATACACCAATCAATTCACACAAAAGACAAACCATTGAAATGTAATACCTGTGGTAAAGGGTTTTCACATCAGCATTTTCTTCAACGACATGCATTAATTCACACAGACGACAAGCCATTTAAATGCAGTATTTGTATGAAAACCTTCAAACTAGTGCAATATGTTAAAGCTCATATGCAAACTCATTCTGAAGAGAAACGCTACAAGTGTAATATATGTGGAAAGGGATTTACCACTAATTTTCACTGTACGTCGCACATGAGGATGCATAACAAAGACAGTGCATTCAAATGTGACTTGTGTTCTAAAGTATTTCCTTTAAAAAAAGATGTAGAAAGACATATACGTATTCATACAGGTGATAAACGCTTCAAATGTGAGATCTGTGGTAAAGGCTTTATACAATCGTGTACATTGAAAGAACATGTCAGAGTTCACACTGGGGAGAAGCCCTTCAAATGCGAGATGTGTATGAAGACATTTAAACGGTCCCATCATCTCAAAGCCCATAAGTTAATTCATTCAGTGACTGAACCTTTcgagtgtaaagtttgtggtAAGATACTGAAAAACAATAGAATCCTTACGAAGCATATGAGAATACACGATAAAGGAAAACAATAG
- the LOC138693298 gene encoding uncharacterized protein isoform X2 has translation MEVSVDGIKAEPKMDPLTLKDEVTKVEQEESVPMVGNFVKVDVNKLDVEPSHVSYHHAPNIKCEEYEDLISYPVVKFEPEEEPCNTDLVKEEMASEMMTEDDDWMTER, from the exons ATGGAAG TTTCTGTGGATGGTATTAAGGCAGAACCAAAGATGGATCCATTGACTCTGAAAGATGAAGTTACAAAAGTGGAACAGGAAGAATCTGTACCAATG GTAGGAAATTTTGTGAAAGTGGATGTCAATAAGCTTGACGTGGAACCATCCCATGTGAGCTATCATCATGCACCAAACATCAAATGTGAAGAATACGAAGATCTCATTTCCTATCCAGTAGTGAAATTTGAACCAGAG gaAGAACCGTGTAATACAGACCTAGTGAAAGAAGAGATGGCGTCAGAAATGATGACAGAGGATGATGATTGGATGACGGAGAGGTGA